A genomic segment from Nicotiana sylvestris chromosome 1, ASM39365v2, whole genome shotgun sequence encodes:
- the LOC104219351 gene encoding amidophosphoribosyltransferase, chloroplastic-like, giving the protein MAATVSTASAAATNKSPLSQPLDKPFCSLSQKLLSLSPKTHPKPYRTLITASSKNPLNDVISFKKSADNTLDSYFDDDDKPREECGVVGIYGDSEASRLCYLALHALQHRGQEGAGIVAVNDDVLKSITGVGLVSDVFNESKLDQLPGDMAIGHVRYSTAGSSMLKNVQPFVASYKFGSVGVAHNGNLVNYKLLRSELEENGSIFNTSSDTEVVLHLIAISKARPFLLRIVEACEKIEGAYSMVFVTEDKLVAVRDPHGFRPLVMGRRSNGAVVFASETCALDLIEATYEREVNPGEVVVVDKDGVQSICLMPHPERKSCIFEHIYFALPNSVVFGRSVYESRRAFGEILATEAPVECDVVIAVPDSGVVAALGYAAKAGVPFQQGLIRSHYVGRTFIEPSQKIRDFGVKLKLSPVRAVLEGKRVVVVDDSIVRGTTSSKIVRLLKEAGAKEVHMRIASPPIIASCYYGVDTPSSDELISNRMSVEEIKEFIGSDSLAFLPMDSLNKLLGNDSKSFCYACFSGNYPVEPTGKVKRIGDFMDDGLSGDMDSIDGGWLPGSSRVQKTILNEVRTS; this is encoded by the coding sequence ATGGCCGCCACCGTCTCCACCGCCTCTGCCGCCGCCACCAACAAATCTCCTCTTTCACAGCCCCTTGACAAACCCTTTTGCTCCCTATCTCAAAAGCTCTTATCTTTATCCCCTAAAACCCATCCTAAACCCTACAGAACTctcatcaccgcctcttccaaaAACCCCTTAAACGACGTCATTTCGTTTAAGAAATCAGCTGACAATACCTTGGACTCCTATTTTGACGATGACGATAAACCCCGTGAAGAGTGCGGCGTTGTGGGCATCTATGGCGACTCAGAAGCTTCACGCCTTTGCTATTTAGCACTTCACGCGCTTCAACACCGTGGCCAAGAAGGCGCCGGCATTGTCGCCGTTAACGACGACGTTCTTAAGTCAATTACAGGTGTTGGGTTAGTATCCGACGTGTTCAATGAGTCAAAGCTTGACCAACTCCCTGGTGACATGGCAATTGGCCACGTAAGGTACTCTACTGCTGGCTCTTCTATGTTAAAAAATGTTCAGCCTTTTGTTGCTAGTTATAAATTTGGGTCAGTTGGTGTTGCCCATAATGGTAATTTAGTGAATTATAAGTTACTGCGTAGTGAACTAGAGGAAAATGGGTCAATTTTTAATACAAGTTCTGATACTGAGGTTGTACTTCACCTTATTGCTATATCTAAAGCTAGGCCATTTTTATTGAGGATTGTTGAGGCTTGTGAAAAAATTGAAGGTGCTTATTCTATGGTGTTTGTTACTGAGGATAAGTTGGTTGCCGTAAGGGATCCTCATGGGTTTAGGCCATTGGTTATGGGTAGGAGAAGTAATGGTGCTGTTGTTTTCGCGTCTGAGACGTGTGCTTTGGATTTGATTGAGGCTACTTATGAGAGGGAGGTGAATCCTGGTGAGGTTGTTGTTGTGGATAAAGATGGGGTTCAGTCTATTTGTTTGATGCCTCATCCCGAGCGTAAATCTTGTATCTTTGAGCATATTTACTTTGCTCTGCCTAATTCGGTCGTGTTTGGGAGGTCTGTGTACGAGTCTAGGCGTGCTTTCGGGGAGATTCTTGCTACTGAAGCTCCCGTGGAATGTGATGTTGTGATAGCAGTTCCTGACTCGGGTGTCGTGGCTGCGCTCGGTTATGCTGCTAAAGCAGGGGTACCGTTTCAACAAGGTTTGATTAGGTCGCATTATGTTGGTAGGACGTTCATCGAGCCATCGCAGAAGATAAGGGATTTCGGGGTGAAGCTTAAGCTGTCGCCGGTTAGGGCGGTGTTGGAGGGAAAAAGAGTTGTGGTCGTGGATGATTCGATCGTTAGAGGAACGACCTCGTCCAAGATTGTGAGGCTGTTAAAGGAGGCGGGTGCGAAAGAGGTTCATATGAGGATTGCAAGCCCACCAATTATAGCTTCTTGTTATTATGGAGTGGATACTCCTAGTTCAGATGAGTTGATATCAAATAGGATGAGTGTGGAGGAGATTAAGGAGTTCATTGGATCGGATTCGCTTGCTTTTCTGCCAATGGATAGCTTGAATAAGCTCTTAGGCAATGATTCTAAAAGCTTTTGCTATGCTTGCTTTTCGGGCAATTACCCAGTCGAGCCGACGGGTAAGGTTAAAAGGATAGGGGATTTCATGGATGATGGATTAAGTGGAGATATGGATTCCATTGATGGTGGATGGCTACCAGGAAGTAGTAGGGTTCAAAAGACTATCTTGAATGAAGTTAGAACCAGCTAA
- the LOC104219352 gene encoding tRNA-dihydrouridine(47) synthase [NAD(P)(+)]-like: protein MENETLTDSSPAATTTEHPEAPVQQPSSNTDDGGVSQPFRTPEELVAKAIAPVKREYLRPPPSRPSNNKDSNNSTVGVENDDAAEAKSAPILKEKKSKRQIKRERRQEQKSPLHICPEVAKTGKVSACPYSDKCRFSHDLEAFKAEKPADIEGSCPFLVYEGPCPYGLACRFAGTHEDDVSTQTEKISRKSSELNFFNKDTQKLLWKNKMKFPKAEATLKLLGLKGHPKDKILVDKEENGEVVLKEPATDTKTDSNEAASDCSNKVEITPSISPEDDVVENNLADDIRPLKKAKSSIDEICSSQASNGSSVQGEVLDSNCDVNKSDPTADMVTDSDKSLKLHPREKKLIDFRDKLYLAPLTTVGNLPFRRVCKVLGADVTSGEMAMCTNLLQGQASEWALLRRHSSENLFGVQICGAYPDTVTKTVELIEQECSVDFIDINMGCPIDIVVNKGAGSALLTKPMRMKSVVEAASATVDIPITIKVRTAYFEGKNRIDSLIADIGNWGATAVTIHGRSRQQRYSKLADWDYIYQCVQRAPKSLQVLGNGDVFSYLDWNKHKTDSPELSTCMIARGALIKPWIFTEIKEQRHWDITSGERLDILKDYARFGLEHWGSDSKGVETTRHFLLEWLSYTCRYVPVGLLEIIPQRINWRPPSYYGRDDLETLMASDSAADWIRISEMLLGKVPAGFSFAPKHKSNAYDRAENG from the exons ATGGAAAACGAAACCCTAACGGACTCGTCGCCGGCGGCGACTACGACGGAGCATCCGGAAGCTCCAGTACAACAACCTTCATCGAACACCGATGACGGAGGAGTAAGTCAACCATTTAGAACTCCAGAAGAGTTAGTAGCTAAAGCCATAGCTCCTGTGAAGAGGGAGTATCTTCGCCCTCCACCATCTAGACCTTCAAACAACAAAGACAGCAACAACAGCACCGTCGGAGTCGAAAACGACGATGCAGCTGAGGCCAAAAGCGCTCCTATTCTTAAGGAGAAGAAATCCAAACGCCAAATTAAACGTGAACGCCGTCAG GAACAAAAATCACCATTGCATATCTGTCCCGAGGTGGCCAAAACTGGAAAAGTTAGTGCGTGCCCCTATAGTGACAAATGTCGGTTTAGTCATGACTTGGAAGCTTTTAAAGCTGAG AAACCAGCTGATATAGAGGGTAGTTGCCCTTTTCTAGTTTATGAAGGGCCATGCCCTTATGGATTGGCTTGTAGGTTTGCAGGGACCCACGAAGATGATGTTTCAACTCAAACTGAGAAGATATCTAGGAAGAGTTCTGAACTAAATTTTTTTAATAAGGACACTCAGAAACTTCTGTGGAAAAACAAAATGAAGTTTCCGAAGGCTGAAGCCACTCTCAAACTTCTTGGACTTAAG GGCCATCCGAAAGATAAAATATTGGTTGATAAAGAGGAAAATGGCGAAGTTGTGCTAAAAGAGCCAGCCACTGATACCAAAACAGACAGCAATGAAGCTGCTAGTGACTGCTCTAATAAAGTGGAGATCACTCCTTCCATTTCACCAGAAGATGATGTAGTTGAAAATAATTTGGCTGATGATATTAGACCTTTAAAAAaggcaaaatcatcaatcgaTGAAATTTGTTCCTCCCAAGCTAGCAATG GTTCAAGTGTCCAGGGGGAAGTTCTTGACAGCAATTGTGACGTGAATAAATCAGACCCAACTGCTGACATGGTTACCGATTCTGATAAAAGCCTAAAATTGCACCCCCGTGAAAAAAAGCTTATTGATTTTCGGGATAAGCTCTATCTTGCGCCTTTGACCACAGTTGGGAATCTGCCTTTTCGGAGAGTTTGCAAGGTACTAGGAGCTGATGTAACATCTGGTGAGATGGCAATGTGCACAAATCTTTTGCAG GGGCAAGCATCTGAGTGGGCACTGCTGAGACGGCATTCTTCCGAGAATTTGTTTGGTGTTCAGATTTGTGGAGCTTATCCAGACACTGTTACAAAGACAGTTGAGCTTATAGAACAAGAATGCTCTGTGGATTTCATTGATATTAACATGGGATGCCCGATTGATATTGTAGTTAACAAGGGTGCTGGATCAGCTCTTCTTACAAAACCAATGCGGATGAAGAGTGTAGTAGAAGCTGCTTCAGCAACAGTTGATATACCAATAACTATCAAG GTAAGAACTGCTTATTTTGAGGGAAAGAATCGCATTGATTCTCTCATAGCAGATATTGGTAATTGGGGTGCAACTGCAGTTACCATACATGGTAGATCACGTCAACAGCGCTATAGTAAACTTGCTGACTGGGATTACATATACCAATGTGTACAAAGAGCCCCCAAGTCTTTACAAGTCCTTGGAAACGGTGATGTATTTTCTTATTTAGACTGGAACAAGCACAAAACTGACTCCCCTGAGCTTTCCACATGTATGATCGCCCGAGGTGCATTGATAAAG CCGTGGATATTTACCGAAATCAAGGAACAGAGGCACTGGGACATTACATCTGGGGAGCGGCTAGATATCTTGAAGGATTACGCACGATTTGGCCTTGAACACTGGGGTTCTGATTCAAAAG GAGTGGAGACGACCAGACACTTTTTGTTGGAGTGGCTTAGTTACACATGTCGGTATGTTCCAGTTGGCCTGTTAGAAATTATCCCACAAAGAATAAATTGGCGACCACCCTCATACTACGGTAGGGATGACCTCGAGACACTAATGGCCTCTGATTCTGCTGCAGACTGG ATAAGGATATCCGAAATGTTACTAGGCAAGGTTCCTGCTGGCTTTTCGTTTGCACCAAAGCACAAGTCCAATGCTTATGACAGAGCAGAGAATGGCTAA
- the LOC104226424 gene encoding probable ribosome-binding factor A, chloroplastic, with the protein MQHLVIQIPRLRPLPPSTQCFFPATVSSSPSVFTAKPLSLRQFNSPELITNNKSVKLRFIRCMANPRRVKMVAKQIQRELSDMLLTDKVLQYAVLPEAALGADRYLSSLTTISDVEVSTDLQVVKVYVSVFGDERGKEVALSGLKSKAKYVRSELGRRMKLRLTPEIRFIEDESIERGSRVLAILDRIKDENENKNAPSGASDNNDQSDDDGDWEGDDPDEEGIIYVK; encoded by the exons ATGCAGCACCTCGTAATCCAAATTCCACGTTTACGTCCTCTCCCGCCGTCCACACAATGCTTCTTTCCGGCAACAGTGAGTTCGTCTCCGTCGGTTTTCACGGCGAAGCCTCTCAGTCTCCGGCAATTCAACTCGCCAGAGCTAATAACCAACAACAAGAGTGTAAAACTTCGGTTCATTAGATGTATGGCGAATCCTCGGAGAGTTAAAATGGTGGCTAAACAGATACAAAGAGAGCTCTCCGACATGTTGCTTACGGATAAGGTGTTACAGTACGCTGTTCTACCTGAAGCTGCTCTTGGTGCGGATCGATACCTTTCTTCGCTTACTACTATCAGTGATGTTGAAGTTTCAACGGATTTGCAG GTTGTAAAGGTCTATGTCTCTGTGTTTGGAGATGAAAGAGGTAAAGAAGTGGCTTTGTCTGGCTTGAAGTCAAAAGCAAAATATGTAAGGAGTGAGCTAGGGAGGCGAATGAAGTTGCGACTGACTCCCGAGATTCGTTTCATTGAAGATGAGTCCATTGAACGGGGAAGCAGA GTACTTGCTATATTGGACAGGATTAAGGATGAGAACGAGAACAAGAATGCACCATCTGGAGCTTCTGATAACAATGACCAAAGCGATGATGATGGGGATTGGGAGGGCGACGACCCTGATGAGGAAGGCATTATTTATGTGAAATAG
- the LOC104219350 gene encoding peptidyl-prolyl cis-trans isomerase Pin1 — translation MASNQVRASHILIKHEGSRRKASWKDPEGRVISNTTRDAAVTQLKAFRDDIISGKSKFEDVASRFSDCSSAKRGGDLGPFGRGQMQKPFEDTTFALKVGEISDIIDTDSGVHIILRTG, via the exons ATGGCGTCGAACCAAGTGAGGGCATCGCACATACTGATAAAACACGAGGGGTCAAGACGCAAAGCATCATGGAAAGATCCAGAAGGTCGCGTTATCTCTAACACTACCAGAGACGCCGCCGTTACCCAGCTCAAAGCCTTTCGGGATGACATCATCTCCGGCAAATCTAAGTTCGAAGATGTTGCTTCTCGCTTCTCTGATTGCAGCTCCGCCAAACGCGGTGGCGATCTCG GTCCATTTGGCCGAGGGCAGATGCAGAAACCATTTGAAGATACAACTTTTGCACTGAAGGTTGGTGAGATCAGTGACATCATTGATACTGACAGTGGTGTTCACATTATTCTGAGAACTGGTTAG